In Deltaproteobacteria bacterium, a single genomic region encodes these proteins:
- a CDS encoding PAS domain-containing protein, whose product RTARALDAWIAAVARLAPLELKAQAALAPLRAQFVAALAASQPARRAAGIVTASARRAVPGAIDRIADAFLAADAESGAIVDANPAACALLGLARPELLARELS is encoded by the coding sequence GGCGGACCGCGCGCGCGCTCGATGCGTGGATCGCGGCGGTGGCGAGGCTCGCGCCGCTAGAGCTGAAGGCGCAGGCCGCGCTCGCGCCCCTGCGTGCGCAGTTCGTCGCCGCGCTCGCGGCGAGTCAGCCCGCGCGCCGCGCAGCTGGGATCGTCACGGCGAGCGCGCGCCGTGCGGTGCCCGGCGCGATCGACCGCATCGCGGACGCGTTCCTCGCCGCCGACGCAGAGAGCGGCGCGATCGTGGATGCGAACCCCGCCGCCTGCGCGCTGCTCGGCCTCGCGCGCCCGGAGCTGCTCGCTCGCGAGCTCAGCTAG